CGCCGCCGTGGCAGGAGGCTGACCACGGTGGACGAGACCTCGGCCGGTGGGCTGGTGGTCGACGCCGAACGGGAGCACGCGGTGCTGATCGGCAGGCTCGACCGCCGCGGGAAACTGCTGTGGTCGCTCCCCAAAGGGCATATCGAAGACGGCGAGACCACCGAGCAGACCGCGGTGCGCGAGGTGAAGGAGGAGACCGGAATTTCCGCGCACGTGCTCCAGCCACTGGGCACCATCGACTACTGGTTCGTCGCCGAGCGGCGGCGGGTGCACAAGACCGTGCACCACTTCCTGCTCGAAGCGGCGGGCGGTGAGCTGTCCGACGAGGACGTCGAGGTGACCGAGGTGGCCTGGGTCCCGGTGGCCGAACTGGAGGCCAAGCTCGCTTACGCCGACGAGCGCACCCTGGTCCGCAAGGCCCGCGAACTGTTCGCGGAACAAGCTTCCCGCTCCTCCGCAGAGGGAGTCCCCGAGTGAAAAGGCTGGCCTCGGCCACGCTGACCGCGTTTCTACTGGTACTGCAGGCGTTCATCGGAGTTCCGGCGAGCGGCGCACAGGCCCAGCCGGGACCGGACGCGCCGAGCAGGCTGCGGCTGGACATCGACGAGATGAACCCGCGGCTGCTGGTGTCCACGTCCTCGACGCTGACCGTGTCCGGCAAGGTGACCAACACCGGTGACCGCCGGATCACCAACGTGCAGGTCCGCCTGCAGTTCGGTGAGCGCCAGACCACCTCCCGCCAGCTCGGCGAGGCACTGGCGGAGGCTCCGCCGACCGACGCCTCGATCACCAAGTACGTCGACGTCGCGCGGGTGGTCGAGCCGGGCCAGACGGTCCCGCTGCAGATCACCGTGCCGCTCGGCGGTGACGCGAAACCGCTGGTCAGCAAGCCGGGCGTGTACCCGCTCCTGGTCAACGTGAACGGCACGCCGGAGTTCGGCGGCCAAGCCAGGCTGGCCGCGTTCAGCATGCTGCTGCCGGTGCTCGGTGTGCCGGGCCAGAGCCCGCCCGCCAAGCCGGAGCGCCCCACCGAGCTGTCCGTGCTGTGGCCCATCGCGGACACGCGCCCGCGCGTGGTGGCCGCGCCGTTCGGCGGCACGCTGGTGCTCTCCGACGACCAGCTGGCCATCGACCTGGCCCCCGGCGGCCGCCTCGACGCGCTGGTCACCGCCGCGAAGAACGTCAAGGGCGAGACCCGGCTGTTCGACTCGATGTGCTTCGCCATCGACCCCGACCTGCTGGAGACCGTCGAGAAGATGGCGGGCGGCTACCTGGTGCGCACCGCCGACGGCGGCCAGGTGCCCGGCCGCGGCAACGACACCGCCACCCGCTGGCTGAACTCGCTGCGCCAGGTCCTCCAGGACTCGTGCACCCTCCAGCTGCCCTACGCCGACGCCGACCTGCCCGCGCTGGCCAAGGTCACCGACGGCGACCCCCGGCTGGCCAAGACCGCGGTCGACAACACCTCGCTGTTCGAGCGCCTGCTCGGGGTGAAGCCCCTGCCCGGTGTGCTCTGGCCGAACGGCGGCCTCGACTCGACCTCGCTCGGCGCGCTCGCCGACGCACGGGTGACCACCGTGCTCGCCGAGTCCGACCAGCTGGTCTCGAACCGCCCGCTGACCGCGCCGGCCACCATCGAGGGCACGAACCTGCGCGGGGTGGCGCTGGACCCGCTGCTCAGCCGGTCGATGGCGGCGACCCGGCCGACCGACGCGGTGGCCGCGAACCTGACCCCGGCCGACGACCCGGACGTGGCCGCGCAGAACGCGCTCGCCGTGCTGGCCTTCCAGACCGGCGCGCAGTCCGACACCGACGGCTCGCCGCTGCTGCTGGCCCCGCCGCGCCGCTGGTCCGCGCCGGTCGACGAGCTGACCCTGCTGCTGCGCACCGTCGGCGACTACTCGAACCTCGGCATGGTCTCGCCGAAGCCGCTGCTGGAGGAGCTGGCGCAGCCGGTCAAGGGCACCGCGAAGATGGACTACGGCGCCAAGGAGGCGCCTGCCGAGCTGCCGCAGCAGGTGATCAGCTCGCTGAACCGGACCGAGCGGGAGACCGCCGACTTCGGCAGCTCGCTGACCGGCGACGCGACCACCCAGGTGGAGCCGGAGGACCTGATCAAGCCGATCCGGTCCGGCCTGATGCGTGCCTCGTCGACGGCCTGGCGGGCCGACGCCGCGGGCGGGCTGGCCTCCGCCGGTGACGCGCGCGGGCAGCTCGACGCCCTGCGTGGCCAGGTCACCGTGGAGACGCCGAAGCAGCAGATCTCGCTGGCCTCGGACACCTCACCGCTGCCGGTGACACTGAAGAACTCGCTGCCGGTCGGCGTGACCGTGCGGATCAACCTGAACAACTTCACCGGGCTGCGGCCCGAGCAGATCCCGGACCGGCCGCTGCCGGCGCGGGGTTCGGTACCGCACCTGATCCAGGCCGAGGCGCTGCGGACCGGGCACTTCAGCGTGGACGTCTCGCTGAGCACCCCGGGCGGCACACCGCTGGGCGCACCGGCCCGGATGGAGCTGAACTCCACCCAGTTCGGCCTGATCACGCTGATCGTCACGATCGTCGCCGGCGCCGCGTTGCTGCTGCTCTCCGGCAGGCGGATCTACCGCCGGGTGCGCGGAAAGGACCGTTCGTAATTTACCCACGGTAACTCCTTGACGCCGATGGGTGGACTGGACCATTCTTCGGAACCATTCCCAGTGGACCGTGAATCGGTTTCATGAATGGTGAGGGGTTACGCGACCATGGCAGCGTTGAAAACCCGCAGGATGCTTGTGCTCACCTGCGCTATCGCCACCCTGAGCACGGCGGCTGCCTGCTCTTCCGAACCCGGCGCGCTGCCGGGCTCGCCTGGCTCCTCCGGTCAGGGAATCATCGACCGCGCCCCGGTCGCGTCAGCCGAGGCCATCGCCGCCAGCCCGACCGCGGCCTCGATCAAGCAGCGCGGCCAGCTGCTCATCGGCGGCTCGCTCGACGCGCCGCTGCTGTCCCAGCAGAACCCCGCCACCGGCGAGACCGAGGGCTTCGACGCCACGCTCGGCAAGCTGCTGGCCAAGTACATCATCGGCTCGCCCGACGCGAAGATCGTCAACTCCAGCTCCGAGACGCGTGAGGCGCTGCTCCAGAACAGCACGGTCGACGTGGTCTTCCAGACCTACACGATCACCCCGCAGCGCGCGGAGAAGGTGGCCTTCGCCGGCCCGTACCTGATGTCCGGTCAGGCGATCGCCACGATGAAGGACAAGACGGCGATCAAGAAGCCCGCCGACCTCAACGGCAAGAAGGTCATCGCGGGCGCGAACACCCCCGGCATCGAGGCGGTCAAGGAGCAGGCCCCGAACGCGGAGATCATCAGCTTCGCCACCGACCCGGAGTGCGTGCAGGCGCTGGAGCAGAACCGCGGTGACGCCTACGTGCAGGACCTGACCCTGCTCGCCGCCTCGGCCCGGCTCAACGACAAGATCCAGATCGTCGGCGAGCCGTTCACCGAGGACCCGTACGGCATCGGCCTCAAGCACGGGGACGACGCGTTCAAGAAGTTCGTCAACGACTGGCTGGTGCAGTTGCAGCAGGCGGGGATCTGGCAGCAGGTGTGGAAGGACTCGCTGGGCACCGTGGTGACCGGTGAGCCGCCCGCCGCGCCCGCCATCGGTTCCGTTCCCGGTTCCTGACCTTGGACGTTCTGCTCGACAACTCCGGCGCCTTCGCCGAGGGGGTGGTTACCACCGTCGAACTGACCGCGCTGTCGTTCGTCGGTGCGCTCGCCATCGCGCTTGTCGTGGTCACCTTCCGGGTGTCCCCGGTGAAGCCGCTGCGCCTGTTCGGCACGGCGTACGTGGAGATCTTCCAGAACGTGCCGCTGCTGCTCTGGATCCTGTTCTTCGTCTTCGGCCTGCCGAAGCTCGGGATCCAGTTCGAGCTGTTCACCACCGCGGTGCTGGCCGTGTCGATGTACTCGGCGGCCTACTACGCCGAAGCGCTGCGGACCGGCATCAACACCGTGGCCACCGGGCAGGCCGAGGCCGCGCGGGCGCTCGGCCTCGGCTTCGGCCAGTCGCTGCGGTGGGTGATCCTGCCGCAGGCGCTGCGCTCGGTGGTGCAGCCGCTCGGCAATCTCACCGTGATGCTGCTGATGAACACCGCGCTGGCGGCCGGGGCCGGACTGGTCGAGCTGAGCACCGCGGCCAACCGGATCAACCTGGTCGAGGCCGAGCCGATCCTGATCTTCTCCGGCGCGGCGGTGGTCTACGCGCTGCTGGCGCTGGTGATCACCGCGATCACCCGGCTGCTGGAGCGGAAGCTGGTGATCCACCGGTGAACGTGCTGTTCGACGAGCCGGGCCCGCGCGCCCGGCGCCGGATCCAGGTCGCCACCGTGGTCAGCGTGCTGGGCGGCGCGCTGCTGTTCGCGCTGGCCGTGCGCCAGTTCGCCGTCAACGGTGAGCTGGACTGGAAGAAGTGGGCGCCCTACACGCAGTGGCCGAACTGGCGCTACCTGCTGACCGCGCTCGGCCAGACCCTGCTCGCGGCCGCGCTGTCCGCGGGCATCGGCGGACTGGCGGGCCTGCTGCTCGCCGTGGCCCGGGCGTCACGGAACGTGGTCGTCAGCGGGCTCGCGCGGGCGTACATGGAGACGGTCCGGGTGATCCCGGCCGTGCTGCTGATCTACGTGGTGCTCTTTGTGCTGCCCAGCCTCGGGCTGGACCTGCCGCTGCTGTGGAAGCTGGTGGTGCCGCTCGCGGTGTCCAGCTCGGCGCAGTTCGGGGAGATCTTCCGGGCGGGCATCCTGTCGCTGGACCGCGGCCAGGGGGAGGCCGCCGCCGCGCTCGGCCTGAGCACCGGCCAGTCGATGCGGCTGGTCATCCTGCCGCAGGCGCTGCGGCGAGTGGTGCCGTCGCTGGTCAGCCAGACCGGCGGGGTGCTGAAGGACACTTCGCTCGGCTTTTTCGTCAGCTACGCCGAACTGCTGTTCAGCGGAAAGGTGCTGATCGGCTACTACCAGAACCAGTTGCTCATCCAGACCTACCTCGTCATCGGCGTCATCTACTTCGCGGCCAACTACGCTCTGTCGCGGTTCGCCCGATGGTTGGAGCGCAGGGGCGAGCGGACGGTGAAGTCCCGGTAATTCGAACGGGACACCCCGGGGCCATTACCCTGGGCATCGTTGAGTAGGCCGCCGATGGATTGGGCACGTGTTGGACAGAGAGCCGGGCTCGCCACCGGAGCGACCCGGGCGACAGCGGTCTGACCGGCCACCCCAGGCCACGCCGCCTCGACCCGAGCGCCCGGAGCGACAGCAGCCACCGCCCGACCGGATCCCCCCGGTCCGGGCGCAACGGCCCGCGCCCACCGACGGCCGCACCCGGCAGGTCCCGGTGCGGAAGGCGCCGCCGCCCACGCGCGCGATGCCGGTGCCGCCTCCGCCGGGCCAGCAGCCCAGCCGCCAGACCCCACGCCCGGACTGGCCGGCCCAGGAGCACCCGGCGGCCGGTCGCCCCGGCCCCCCGCCGAACGGCAGGCCGGTCACCCCGGAGCGCGTCCGCCAGGATCGCCCCGGCCCGCCGGAACGCACCGGACGGCCCGGCCCACCGGACCAGGGCGGCCGCGCCGATCGGCCCAGCCCGCCGGAGCGCCACGGTCCTCCTGATCCAGCCGCACGTCCCGGTTCGCCGGAGCGCCACGGTCCTCCTGATCCAGCCGCACGTCCCGGTTCGCCGGAGCGTCACGGTGCACCCGACCCAGCGGCCCGTCCCGGTTCGCCGGAGCGCCATGGCCCCTCCGACCAAGCCGCACGTCCCGGTTCGCCGGAGCGCGGTGGCCGCCCGGTCCCGCCGGATCAGGGCGCCCGCTCCGGAGCCCGCCCGATCCCACCCGAGCCGGTCGGCCGCGCGGATCGGCCCGGCCCGGCCCCCACCAGCCACCTCCCGCAGCCCGGCGCACCCGCTCCGGCTCCGGTTCCGCCGGTGCGCGGCCCGCAGCGGCCACCGCCGCCGATCCAGCAGCGGCCGCCCCGGCCCGAGCCGCCGGTCCGCCCGTGGAACCGCGAGCGCCCGGACGGTCCGCCGCCCCCGCGTCCCCGGGTCGAGTACACCCAGCTCATCCCGGTCGACCGCGGCCTGCCGCCCGGCGCGCGCTGGCCCACCGCCGACCCGGACATGCACCGGCCGTACGACGAGTACGCCACCCGGTTCCTCCCGCGCATCTCCGACGGGGTCGCGCCCACCGAGGCGCAGCCCAGCGGTGGCGCGAGCGGCACCCCGTCGCTCGCCAAGTCCAGCGGCCGGATGGCGATCGCCACCCTGGCCAGCCGGATCACCGGGTTCGCCTGGAAGATCATGCTCGGCGCGGTGGCCTCGCTCGGCGTCATCTACGACTCGTTCACCGTCGCCAACACGCTGCCGCTGATCATCAACGAACTGCTGCTCGGCGGCGTGCTGACCAGCGTGGTGGTCCCGCTGCTGGTCCGCTCGCAGGACGACGAAGACGGCGGCGAGGCCTACACGCAGCGCCTGCTCACCATGGCGACCACGGTGCTGCTGCTCGGCACGGTGCTCTCGGTCGCCTTCGCCCCCCAGGTCACCGGCCTGCTGATGGCCGAGGGCGGCGGGGGCAACTCGCAGGTGGCCACCTGGTTCGCCTACCTGCTGCTGCCCGGCCTGCTGTTCTACGGGCTGTTCGCGGTGCTCTCGGCGATCCTGAACGCCAAGCAGATCTTCGGGCCGGCCCAGTGGGCCCCGGTGATCAACAACCTGGTCATCTTCGTGACCATCGGCCTCTACGCGATCCTGCCCGGTGACCCGACGCTGGTGCCGTCGAAGATGAGCGAGCCGAAGGTGCTGGTGCTCGGCCTCGGCGTGCTGACCGCGATGACCGTGCAGGCCCTGTTCCTGGTGCCCGCGCTCAAGCGGTCCGGCTTCAAGTTCAAGTGGCGCTGGGGCCTGGACTCGCGGCTCAAGGAGTTCGGCGGCCTGGCCACCTGGATCTTCGCCTACGTGGCGATCAGCCAGATCGGCATGATCATCAACACCAACGTGCTGACCAGCGGGCAGGCCGGTGGGGTGTCGATCTACTCGAACGCCTGGCTGCTGTTCCAGCTGCCGTACGGGATCATCGGCGTCTCGCTGCTGACCGCGATCATGCCGCGGATGAGCCGTGCGGCCGCCGACGGCGAGACCAAGAAGCTGGTCGCCGACATGTCCTACGCCTCGCGCATCTCCACGGTGATGCTGGTGCCGATCTCCGCGGTGATGACCGTGGCGGGCACGTCGATCGGCATCGCGCTGTTCACCTTCGGCAAGGGCGAGATCGAGCAGGCCGAGCGGCTGGGCCAGGCGCTGGCCGTGTCGGCCTTCGGCCTGCTGCCGTACGCGCTGGTCATGCTGCAGATGCGGGTGTTCTACGCGATGAAGGACTCCCGCACGCCGACGCTGATCATGGTGGTGATGACCGGGGTCAAGATCCCGCTGCTCTACCTGGCCTCGGCCCTGCTCGCGCCGCAGCACATCGTGCTCGGCGTGATGATGGTGAACTCGCTGGTGTTTGTCATCGGCGCGATGCTGGGGCAGGTTTGGCTGTGGGTGCGGCTGGGCAACCTGCGCAGCAAACGGGTACTGGGGGTGATCCTGTTCACCGTCGTGGCCAGCGCCGCCGGCGTGGGCGCCGCGCTGGTGGTCGGCATGATCGTGCCGGACGCGCTCGGCGCCACCCTGCAGGCCTGGGTGAAGCTGGTGTTGCAGGGCGTGGTCGGCATCGGCGTCTCTTTCGGCGTGCTGATGGCGTTGAAGGTCGAGGAGCTGAAACCGGCGACCTCGAGAATCACCCGGATGATCAAGCGTGGGTAACGATTACGGCGTGGATCGGCATAGTGCTCGTGTCACATTCACGTACCCTCGGTTGGAGAAATGCAGGAGAGTGCGGTGGACACGAGCCGGAAAGAAGGGGGTGCGGGGAAGGTGGGAGCCCGTGCCCGGAGCGGACCGCTGGCGCCCGGGGCCGTGGTCGGCGACGGCCGGTACCGCCTGCTCGCCCAGTTCGGCATCGACGAACGGGCCGACGCCCACCTCTGGCGCGCTCGCGACGGCCAGCTCCGGCGTGACGTCGCGCTGACCCTGCTCGTCGGCGATCCGGCCGACGCGGACGCCGCACGCCTGGCCCGTCGCACCCTGGAACGCGCCGCCCACGCGGCCAAGTTCAGCCACGACGGGGTCGCCAGGGTCCTCGATGTGCTGAATCTCGGCAACGGCATCACCTCCAGTGAGGGCCTGCTCGGCATCGTGGTCGCCGAATGGACCAAGGGCAGCGACCTGGTCGACCTGGTGGCGGACAAGCCGGTCGAGCCGGGTGCCGCCGCCCGCATGGTCGGCGCACTGGCCCAGGCCGTCGAGCAGGCACACCAGTCCGGTCTGGTGCTCGGCCTCGACCACCCGCAGCGGCTGCGCCTCACCCCGGACGGCGCGCTGCGCCTCGCCTTTCCCGGTCCGCTGCCCGACGCCACCCTGCGTGACGACGTCAAGGCCATCGGCGGGGTGCTGTACCTCCTGCTCACCGGCCGCTGGGCGCTGCCGGGCGGCCCGCCTGCCATTCCGACCGCTCCGCACGCGCCGAACGGCCGCATCGTGCCGCCGCGCTCGCTGCAGCCGCGCGTCCCGCAAACGCTTTCGTCGCTGGCCGTGCGCACCATCGAAGACGGTGGTCACGGCGGCATCCGCACCAGTTCGGCCATTCTCGCGGTGCTCGACCAGGCCGCCGAGGAGGAGGAACGCACCCAGCTGATCCAGCAGGTCGGTGCCCCACCCGAAGAGGAGGCGGACGCCGACGGCGCGATCTGGACCACGAAGAAGCCGGTCAAGGACTCCGCGCGGCGGCGCAAGCTGGCGCTGGGCGTGACCGTGCTGGTGGTGACCGCGGTCGGCATCCTGGCCTGGCTCGGCATGCTGGCCATCTCGTTCTTCCAGGAAAGCCCCGATTCGGGCGGCCCGACGGTGAACGTCGCCGAGCCGACGCCCACCGCGGCGCCCGATCCCGGCGGCAACCCGGCTCCGCCGCCCGGCGAGACGCCCGCCGGTGGCCCGCCGGTGAAGCCGCAGACGGTCAACGTCTACAACCCCGGCGGTGAGGGCGACGCCCCGGCGCGGGCGAAGAACGTGCTCGACGGCAAGCGCGAGACGTTCTGGCGCACCGACGAGTACCGCCAGCAGTTCCCCGACCTCAAGCCGGGCGTCGGCCTGCTCAGCAGCTTCGAGCAGTCGGTGAAGCTGAGCTCGGTGAAGATCGCCGCGGAGAGCCCCGGCACCACGGTGGAGATCAGGGTCGCGGACAAGAAGAACCCGAAGTTCTCCGAGACCCGCCTGGTCGGCTCGGGTGAGCTGAGCGGCCAGGACAACGAGGTCAAGCTGTCCGAACCAGCCGAAGGGCGGTACGTGATCGTGTGGATCACAAAGCTCGGCACGGACGGCGACAAGCACGTCACCCAGATCAACGATCTGGAGTTCGTGTCGGCTGCCTAGTGTCCCTCGTGTGGGGGAAGCGGTAGTCGATAGGCTCTTACGAGTGACCGCTGCAACTCCCACGGACGCCGCCCTCATAGCGGCGCACGCCGCGGGCGATCCGCATGCCTTCAGTGAGCTGGTCCGCCGACATCGTGACCGGATGTGGGCCGTCGCCCTGCGCACCCTGCGAGATCCCGAGGAAGCGGCCGACGCCCTGCAGGACGCCTTCATCTCGGCGTTCCGCGCGGCCGGCAACTTCCGGGCCGAGTCCCAGGTGACCACCTGGCTGCACCGCATCGTGGTGAACGCCTGCCTCGACCGGGTCCGCCGCCGTCAGGCGCGGCCCACCGTCCCCCTGCCCGAGACCAGCCACAACGAACCGGCCACCCCGCGCGACTCGATGTCCGAGCGGGAGACCCGCCTGGTCATCAAGGAGGCGCTGGACCAGCTCCCCGAGGACCAGCGCGCCCCGATCGTGCTGGTCGACGTCGAGGGCTACTCGGTGGCCGAAACCGCGGAAATGCTCGGTATCGCACAGGGAACCGTGAAGAGCCGGTGTGCGCGAGGTCGCGCCAAGCTCGCCAAGGTTCTCGGACATCTGCGGAACCCCGACGCGGAACCCGGCGTCCCAACTAACGAAAGCAAACATGACCGCACCGAGCGGCGTGTGTCGCGTCCGCTCGGGACGCAGGGTCAGAGGGAGGGACGATGACGGACGAGAGTCGGGGGATTGGCGGGGCCGTTGGCCCGCCTTGGTCTGTCGACGTGCTCGCCGACCTGCATGCGGGAGTGCTCGATGAACGGGAGGCCGCCGAGCTGTGGCCGCTCGTCCGCGCCGATGCCGAGGCTTCGGCGATCATCGAGGCGCTGGAGTCCACCACGGCCGATCTCGCCTCGCTCGGCGACGCCGACGTGGAACCGATGCCGGCGGAGTTCGCCGCCCGGCTGGACGCGGCGCTCGCCGAGGAGATGGCACGGTCGGCGGGAAACGCCGGTCCGGCGGCACCGGAGCCGATGGCGCCGCCGGTAGCACCCGTGGTCGGCATCGACGTCGCCCGCCGCAGGCGCCGGGCGAAGATCGCCGGCTGGAGCGCCGGGGTGGTCGGCATCGCGGCGGCGGCCATCGCGGCGATCGCCATCGCGGTCCCCGGTGGTAGCGGCAACGACGGCGCCGGGCAGCCGCCGGTGGCGCAGCCACCACCAGGGGCGGGCTCGAACGAGCCACCGCTGGCGTTGCAGCAGGACAACATCCCGATCGGCGAGATCCTCGGGTCCACCGGGAAGATGGACTACGGGCCGCTGGGCACCCGCGAGCGGGTCGACCAGTGCCTCGCCGAAAACGGGTTCGACCCGGCGGTGAAGCCGGCGGGCATCCGCGGTGCCACCATCGACGGGCAACCGGCCACGCTGGTGATCCTCACCCCCGGCACGATCGGGCAGTTCCAGCTCGTCGCGCTGTCCACGGACTGCGCGAAGGTGATGGACCGGACGGTCGGCGGAAAATAGGCGTTTGAGCAGGGGCGGCACCCTCGTGGTGCCGCCCCTTTCTCGTCAGCTGCGGTGTGCGTCACCCCGCGGGAACACCGCGACCTACGATCGTGTTAGGCCAGGTACACGGCTACTACGAGCGGAGGCAAAGGGTGGCTGCAGAGGACGTTCGGAACCTGATCATCGTCGGATCGGGTCCCGCCGGCTACACCGCGGCGGTGTACGCGGCACGCGCGCAGCTGGACCCGCTGGTGTTCGAGGGGTCCCAGTTCGGCGGGGCGCTGATGACCACCACCGAGGTGGAGAACTACCCCGGTTTCCGCGACGGCATCCAGGGCCCGGCGCTGATGGAGGAGATGCGCGAGCAGGCCAAGCACTTCGGCGCCGACCTGCGGGCCGAGGACGCCGAGGAACTCGACCTGACCGGGGAGATCAAGTACGTCACGGTCAACGGCAAGCGCTACGCCGCGCGGGCCGTGGTGCTGGCGATGGGTGCCGCCGCGCGCTACCTGCACGTTCCCGGCGAGCAGGAACTGCTCGGCCGCGGGGTGTCCTCGTGTGCCACCTGCGACGGCTTCTTCTTCCGCGACCACGACATCGCCGTGGTCGGCGGCGGTGACTCCGCGATGGAGGAGGCCACCTTCCTGACCAAGTTCGCGAAGTCGGTGACCATCGTGCACCGCCGCGAGGAGTTCCGCGCCTCGAAGATCATGCTGGAGCGCGCCCGCGCGAACGACAAGATCAAGTGGGCGCTGAACAAGGCGATCACCGGTGTGGTCGGCGAGGACAAGGTTTCCGGCCTGAAGCTGGAGGACACCCGTACGGGTGAGGCCTCGACACTGGACGTGACCGGGTTCTTCGTCGCGATCGGGCACGACCCGCGCAGCGAGCTGGTCCGCGGCCAGGTGGACCTGGACGACAACGGGTACGTGGTGACCAAGGGGCGCAGCTCCTACACCAACATCGACGGGGTGTTCGCGGCCGGCGACCTGGTCGACCACACCTACCGGCAGGCGATCACCGCGGCGGGCTCCGGCTGCGCGGCGGCGATCGACGCGGAACGCTGGCTGGCGGAGCACGCCGTGACCGAGCAGGCGGCCGAAGCGCCCGAGCTGGTCGGCGGCGGCTACGGCGCGAGCAACTGACTTTCCGGATCCACCGAAAAAGGAGAGAAGATGACCGACACGGTCAAGGTCACTGACAAGAGCTTCACCGACGACGTCCTGACCAGCGACAAGCCGGTTCTGGTGGACTTCTGGGCGACCTGGTGCGGCCCGTGCCGCATGGTGGCTCCGGTGCTCGAGGAGATCGCCGCGGAGCACAAGGACAAGCTCACGATCGCCAAGCTCGACATCGACGAGAACCCCAACACCGCGCGTGACTACCAGGTCATGTCGATCCCGACGCTGATCCTGTTCCAGGGCGGCAAGCCGGTGAAGCAGATCGTCGGCGCGAAGCCGAAGGCCGCACTGCTTTCGGATTTGTCCGACGTACTCTGAACCAACCCACCCGGGTGACCCGTATCGCATGATGCGGGTCACCCGGGTTTTTCACGACCCGCACCGCTCAACCCGTCACACCAGCGGGCTCGGCGACGATGAACCGGTTACCCGGTCTGATGACCGGGAGCACGCTAGGCAACCCTGCGCGCTCACCGAGAGTTCGCAGGGCACAATAGAGCCCCTGGGCCATGCTGCCCAGTGAAATTCGCCCAGCGCCGATCCGGCGCCCAAGGAAGAGCGAGGAGTGCATGCGGGTACTCCGCCGCGGCGACGCCGGTCCCGATGTCGCCGAGATCAGGTCGATGCTGGCCGCGCTGGAGCTGCTGCCCCCGGTGAACGGGTCGCCCGGCTCCTTCGACGCGGCGGTGGAACAAGCCGTACGGGCGTTCCAGCAGCGCCGAGGCCTGATCACCGACGGCATCG
The genomic region above belongs to Amycolatopsis sp. YIM 10 and contains:
- a CDS encoding NUDIX hydrolase, giving the protein MPGSAGRSGGAKPGRRSRRRRGRRLTTVDETSAGGLVVDAEREHAVLIGRLDRRGKLLWSLPKGHIEDGETTEQTAVREVKEETGISAHVLQPLGTIDYWFVAERRRVHKTVHHFLLEAAGGELSDEDVEVTEVAWVPVAELEAKLAYADERTLVRKARELFAEQASRSSAEGVPE
- a CDS encoding DUF6049 family protein, which gives rise to MKRLASATLTAFLLVLQAFIGVPASGAQAQPGPDAPSRLRLDIDEMNPRLLVSTSSTLTVSGKVTNTGDRRITNVQVRLQFGERQTTSRQLGEALAEAPPTDASITKYVDVARVVEPGQTVPLQITVPLGGDAKPLVSKPGVYPLLVNVNGTPEFGGQARLAAFSMLLPVLGVPGQSPPAKPERPTELSVLWPIADTRPRVVAAPFGGTLVLSDDQLAIDLAPGGRLDALVTAAKNVKGETRLFDSMCFAIDPDLLETVEKMAGGYLVRTADGGQVPGRGNDTATRWLNSLRQVLQDSCTLQLPYADADLPALAKVTDGDPRLAKTAVDNTSLFERLLGVKPLPGVLWPNGGLDSTSLGALADARVTTVLAESDQLVSNRPLTAPATIEGTNLRGVALDPLLSRSMAATRPTDAVAANLTPADDPDVAAQNALAVLAFQTGAQSDTDGSPLLLAPPRRWSAPVDELTLLLRTVGDYSNLGMVSPKPLLEELAQPVKGTAKMDYGAKEAPAELPQQVISSLNRTERETADFGSSLTGDATTQVEPEDLIKPIRSGLMRASSTAWRADAAGGLASAGDARGQLDALRGQVTVETPKQQISLASDTSPLPVTLKNSLPVGVTVRINLNNFTGLRPEQIPDRPLPARGSVPHLIQAEALRTGHFSVDVSLSTPGGTPLGAPARMELNSTQFGLITLIVTIVAGAALLLLSGRRIYRRVRGKDRS
- a CDS encoding glutamate ABC transporter substrate-binding protein; its protein translation is MAALKTRRMLVLTCAIATLSTAAACSSEPGALPGSPGSSGQGIIDRAPVASAEAIAASPTAASIKQRGQLLIGGSLDAPLLSQQNPATGETEGFDATLGKLLAKYIIGSPDAKIVNSSSETREALLQNSTVDVVFQTYTITPQRAEKVAFAGPYLMSGQAIATMKDKTAIKKPADLNGKKVIAGANTPGIEAVKEQAPNAEIISFATDPECVQALEQNRGDAYVQDLTLLAASARLNDKIQIVGEPFTEDPYGIGLKHGDDAFKKFVNDWLVQLQQAGIWQQVWKDSLGTVVTGEPPAAPAIGSVPGS
- a CDS encoding amino acid ABC transporter permease, which translates into the protein MDVLLDNSGAFAEGVVTTVELTALSFVGALAIALVVVTFRVSPVKPLRLFGTAYVEIFQNVPLLLWILFFVFGLPKLGIQFELFTTAVLAVSMYSAAYYAEALRTGINTVATGQAEAARALGLGFGQSLRWVILPQALRSVVQPLGNLTVMLLMNTALAAGAGLVELSTAANRINLVEAEPILIFSGAAVVYALLALVITAITRLLERKLVIHR
- a CDS encoding amino acid ABC transporter permease, giving the protein MNVLFDEPGPRARRRIQVATVVSVLGGALLFALAVRQFAVNGELDWKKWAPYTQWPNWRYLLTALGQTLLAAALSAGIGGLAGLLLAVARASRNVVVSGLARAYMETVRVIPAVLLIYVVLFVLPSLGLDLPLLWKLVVPLAVSSSAQFGEIFRAGILSLDRGQGEAAAALGLSTGQSMRLVILPQALRRVVPSLVSQTGGVLKDTSLGFFVSYAELLFSGKVLIGYYQNQLLIQTYLVIGVIYFAANYALSRFARWLERRGERTVKSR
- the murJ gene encoding murein biosynthesis integral membrane protein MurJ; the protein is MHRPYDEYATRFLPRISDGVAPTEAQPSGGASGTPSLAKSSGRMAIATLASRITGFAWKIMLGAVASLGVIYDSFTVANTLPLIINELLLGGVLTSVVVPLLVRSQDDEDGGEAYTQRLLTMATTVLLLGTVLSVAFAPQVTGLLMAEGGGGNSQVATWFAYLLLPGLLFYGLFAVLSAILNAKQIFGPAQWAPVINNLVIFVTIGLYAILPGDPTLVPSKMSEPKVLVLGLGVLTAMTVQALFLVPALKRSGFKFKWRWGLDSRLKEFGGLATWIFAYVAISQIGMIINTNVLTSGQAGGVSIYSNAWLLFQLPYGIIGVSLLTAIMPRMSRAAADGETKKLVADMSYASRISTVMLVPISAVMTVAGTSIGIALFTFGKGEIEQAERLGQALAVSAFGLLPYALVMLQMRVFYAMKDSRTPTLIMVVMTGVKIPLLYLASALLAPQHIVLGVMMVNSLVFVIGAMLGQVWLWVRLGNLRSKRVLGVILFTVVASAAGVGAALVVGMIVPDALGATLQAWVKLVLQGVVGIGVSFGVLMALKVEELKPATSRITRMIKRG